ACGGATTCCAAGAGGCCCACGATGTCGCTCAGTTCCTTCTCGGGGAAGTCGAGTCGCCCGGAGTGGAAGAACGCTTCGAACCTGCCCTCTCGCGGCTCGTACGGCGTGCGTAGCCGCAGGATCGCCAGTTCGGCGGCGGCAGGGTCGGCGACCACCTCTCCGTAGGCGGCCGCCGCGTCCGACGAGACTCCGCGGACGTACAGCTTCGGCCGGGTCCCGGTGACCGGGAGTGTCCGCTCGTGGTTGGTCAGTACGGTCAGGGAGCGGCGCTGTGCGGCCTCGCCGGCCGCGCGGAACTCGCTGTTGCCGACTGTTTCCTCGGCCGTCCCGGGATCGACGAAGGGGCTGTCGAACAGTCCCAGGCGGAACTTGTCGCGCAGCAGGCGTCGCACGGAGGCGTCAATGCGGGACTCCAGGACGCGGCCCGAGCGGACCAGTTCCACGATCACCTCCGGGCAGGCTTCGCCGCCGAACTGGTCGGCTCCGGCGTCGAGGGCCTTTGCCGCTCGCTCGGCGACGCCGAGGTGTTCCACTCCCCAGGCGCGCGCCTGGTGCAGTTCGCCGAGGATCGGGGCGTCGGTCAGCAGCCCCCAGTCGGTGCACACGATGCCGGTGAAGCCCAGCTGCTCGCGCAACAGCCCGGTGACGACACCGCGGTTGAAACCGAATCCCACCTCTTCCCAGTCGGTGCCGATCGGCTGGCCGTAGTACGGCATGATCTGCGCGCACCCCGCGGCGATGGCGGCGCGGAAGGGCAGGAGGTGGTGGTCCCGCATTCCGCCGGGATAGACCTGCTCCTTGCCGTGCGCGAAGTGCGGGTCCTCACCGTCCTTCTGGGGGCCGCCGCCCGGGAAGTGCTTGACCATGGCGCTGACGGAGTGGCCGCCCAGCTCCGCCCCCTGCAGCCCGTGGACATACGCCTGCACCAGCTCGGCGGTCAGGGCGGCGTCCGAGCCGAAGGTGCCTGTCTGGCGGGACCAGCGCGGCTCGGTGGCCAGGTCGATCTGCGGGTGGAGAGCCACGCGCAGGCCGACGGCCAGGTACTCACGTCGGACGGTGTCGGCGAACTGGTGCACCAGTTCGGGATCGCGGGTCGCGGCCAGACCCAGCGGCTCGGGCCACGCGGAGAAAGGCCCTGCGGTGAAGGACGCACCCGGGTTGTCGGTGAAGGCGTGCCGCGGGTCGGTGGAGAGAGTGACCGGTATGCCGAGGCGGGTGCCGGCGGCGATCTCCTGAAGGGTGTTGTGCCATTCGGCCATCTGCCGGGCGCCCGCGGCGCCCAGGACGTTGAAGTGACTGATGAGACGTGTCCGGATCAGTCCGGTGGTGTCTGTGGGCACCATCGCCTCGTCGCCGTCCTCGACCGGGCGTCCGTCCGGATGGAGGGGGAGCACGGTGTGGAAGACCTGTCCGGCCTTCTCCGCGAGAGTCATGCGGGCCAGGAGATCCTCGACGCGCTCGTCGACGGGGCGGGACGGGTCCTGGTAGGGGTGGCCGTCGTCACGGGGCGCGGATGTGGTGGTGGTCATGGGTGCCTCCAGGGCGAAGGGGACGGAATCCGGGGTGGTTCGGCGCACGGCGCGGATCGGGACACGGCCGGCGCCCCGAGGACGGTGGTCACCGCGCGGACGCGGGAGGGACGGCGTGACGGGCCGGACGGCTCAGCGAACGCCCCGGACGCGGAGTACGCCCAGCGCGCCCACGAGGGAGACGGCCGCGACGACCGGGAACAAGGCCTCGTAGCCGCCGGCGGCGACGATCCAGCCGGCGAGGGTGGGGGCGAGAATCTGCGGTCCGGCGTTGGCGATGTTGATGACGCCCATGTCCTTGCCCACGTCGGCCGCGCGCGGCAGGACCTTGGTGATCAGGGCCATGTCGACGGCCATGTAGGCGCCGAACGCCAGGCCCCCGACGATGTTGTACGTGAGCATGCCGCCCTGAGTGGGCCACAGCATCGGAAGCGACAGGGCCAGCGCCGCGACGATGCCGGAGGCGAACACGAACGGCTTCACCCTGCCGACCTTGTCGGCGAGGGGCCCGAGGAGGACGGTGGCGGCGACCGTGCACAGCGCGTTGACGACCATCAGGAAGCCGACGGTCGGCAGCAGATCCTGGGGCGGGACCTTGATGTAGTCGGCGAGCAGGTACAGGTTGTAGGTGAGGACGATGAAATAGCCCAGCATGACCCCGAGTCGGGAGACGAAGGCCCAGCCGAAGTCCGGGTGCCGGCGGGGGCTGACCCAGAAGCCGCCGAGGAACTCCCTGAGTGAGAACGGCTCGCGCGGCAGGTCACGGGCGTCGCGGTCCCGGGACAGGACGACGAACACGAGCGCCGCGACGACGATGACGCCGGCTATCAGGTAGTAGCCGTTCTCACCGGCGAACCGACCGCCGAATCCGCCGATGACGCCGTCCAGGCCGAACTTCGTGCCGGGCACCCCGCCGATGATCAGTGCGGCGGCGATCGTGCCGAGGGGCACGCCCAGACCGACCAGCGCGGAAAAGGTTCCGTACCGGGCGACCGGGACCCGATCGGGCATCGCGGCGGTGAGGGCGGCCTGGTAGCCGTTCATGATGAACTGCACGACGCCCCAGCTCAGGCCGAGCGTCGCGATGCTCGTCGCGTGCGCCTGGGCGACCAGGGCCAGTGCGCCGAGCAGCGCGCACAGAAGGATCCACGGCGCCCGGCGGCCGAACCGGGACCGCGTGCGATCGGACAGTTGCCCGAACACCGGGTTGCCGATCGTCGCGAGGACGGCGCCCGTGGTGCTGGCCGCGGACAGGGCGGATGTGTCGTTCGTGCCGGTGATCTGGGCGACCTGGATGGGCAACAGGAAGCTGCCCACGCCGAGCCACAGCAGGTAGAGCGCGATGTTGGCGGCGGGCAGCGTGACGTAGAACCGCGCGAGGCGCCGGGGAGGCGCGGGTGCGGCGGCCTCGGTGTCGGCGCCGACGACAGCGGTCGCCGCCGCGTTTTCAGGAAGTGAATGGGTCATGGTGAGGCCCCTTGAAGAGCGATGCCGATGAATGCGGACGCGGTGGGGGCGCGCGTTGAGGAGGACAGTAGGTGACACGTGTAATCAGCGGAAGAGGTCTGACGGCACGAGTTGTGTTCGTCACCAGCTGCGGCACCACTCACGTGTTGAAAAGTTGAAGCCAGTGACCGACGCCGGAGCAACGCCTCCCTCAGCCACGA
The DNA window shown above is from Streptomyces sp. NBC_01445 and carries:
- a CDS encoding glycoside hydrolase family 3 protein, with the translated sequence MTTTTSAPRDDGHPYQDPSRPVDERVEDLLARMTLAEKAGQVFHTVLPLHPDGRPVEDGDEAMVPTDTTGLIRTRLISHFNVLGAAGARQMAEWHNTLQEIAAGTRLGIPVTLSTDPRHAFTDNPGASFTAGPFSAWPEPLGLAATRDPELVHQFADTVRREYLAVGLRVALHPQIDLATEPRWSRQTGTFGSDAALTAELVQAYVHGLQGAELGGHSVSAMVKHFPGGGPQKDGEDPHFAHGKEQVYPGGMRDHHLLPFRAAIAAGCAQIMPYYGQPIGTDWEEVGFGFNRGVVTGLLREQLGFTGIVCTDWGLLTDAPILGELHQARAWGVEHLGVAERAAKALDAGADQFGGEACPEVIVELVRSGRVLESRIDASVRRLLRDKFRLGLFDSPFVDPGTAEETVGNSEFRAAGEAAQRRSLTVLTNHERTLPVTGTRPKLYVRGVSSDAAAAYGEVVADPAAAELAILRLRTPYEPREGRFEAFFHSGRLDFPEKELSDIVGLLESVPTLVCINLERPAVIPEIAEKASALIADYGASDTALLDVAFGRTAGEGRLPFELPRSMAAVAASRPDVPNDTPDPVFPHGHGLPL
- a CDS encoding MFS transporter codes for the protein MTHSLPENAAATAVVGADTEAAAPAPPRRLARFYVTLPAANIALYLLWLGVGSFLLPIQVAQITGTNDTSALSAASTTGAVLATIGNPVFGQLSDRTRSRFGRRAPWILLCALLGALALVAQAHATSIATLGLSWGVVQFIMNGYQAALTAAMPDRVPVARYGTFSALVGLGVPLGTIAAALIIGGVPGTKFGLDGVIGGFGGRFAGENGYYLIAGVIVVAALVFVVLSRDRDARDLPREPFSLREFLGGFWVSPRRHPDFGWAFVSRLGVMLGYFIVLTYNLYLLADYIKVPPQDLLPTVGFLMVVNALCTVAATVLLGPLADKVGRVKPFVFASGIVAALALSLPMLWPTQGGMLTYNIVGGLAFGAYMAVDMALITKVLPRAADVGKDMGVINIANAGPQILAPTLAGWIVAAGGYEALFPVVAAVSLVGALGVLRVRGVR